One Sulfolobus sp. S-194 DNA segment encodes these proteins:
- a CDS encoding aldose 1-epimerase, whose protein sequence is MKIGKGNAEAEILLRGGYLYSFTVNGKDVILRGNLYKPTRGGMALLIPYTNRVKDGEYEFDGIKYSLPKNKEGNAIHGLVLNEAFEVVDKKDDSLTLQYLLKHDGYPSTLLSRVNYKIDENALSIKISITNTGERRAPLTVGTHPYFVISDDWEILTTTDVKQCVMKDKIPTGELVISKFEHRDYDDCFLVNGNVKLKSSYSSILIKRENMPFIQVYTGVKGALAIEPMSGAPDAYHNGLGLKVLNSKEEAHFSFQIFVERI, encoded by the coding sequence ATGAAAATAGGAAAAGGAAATGCTGAGGCTGAAATTTTACTAAGAGGAGGCTATTTATATTCCTTCACAGTAAATGGAAAAGATGTCATTTTAAGGGGAAACCTCTATAAACCGACAAGAGGTGGAATGGCACTTCTAATACCATATACAAATAGAGTTAAGGATGGTGAATATGAATTTGATGGTATCAAATATTCTCTACCTAAAAATAAGGAAGGAAATGCCATCCACGGTTTAGTATTAAATGAGGCCTTTGAAGTAGTTGATAAGAAAGATGATTCTTTAACTTTACAGTATTTATTGAAACATGATGGTTACCCTTCAACACTTCTTTCCAGAGTAAATTATAAAATAGATGAAAACGCGTTATCCATAAAGATTTCAATTACTAACACCGGCGAAAGAAGAGCACCTCTTACTGTTGGTACGCATCCTTATTTTGTTATTTCAGATGATTGGGAGATTTTAACTACAACTGATGTTAAGCAATGTGTTATGAAGGATAAGATTCCTACGGGAGAGTTAGTTATTTCTAAATTTGAACATAGAGATTATGACGATTGTTTTCTAGTAAATGGAAATGTAAAGCTTAAATCTTCTTATTCTTCTATTTTGATTAAGAGGGAAAATATGCCTTTTATTCAAGTTTATACTGGAGTTAAAGGTGCTTTAGCAATAGAACCAATGAGCGGAGCACCAGATGCTTATCATAATGGCTTGGGATTAAAGGTTTTGAACAGTAAGGAAGAAGCTCATTTCTCTTTTCAAATCTTTGTGGAAAGAATTTGA
- a CDS encoding cupin domain-containing protein, giving the protein MDYYLSNISKVEKQQVPIRGSNGAYIQWLVTKNEGAHYAVRRFTLEPNGVIPMHVHKYQETVIIIKGKCKVCVADKSYELNEGDYIFIDGGVKHAFVNYDKELEFFCIIDYPEDMTIQTIDEKCDAVKISSYTEDN; this is encoded by the coding sequence ATGGACTACTATTTATCAAACATTTCCAAAGTGGAAAAACAGCAAGTACCAATTAGGGGTTCTAATGGGGCTTATATTCAATGGCTAGTTACTAAAAATGAGGGGGCGCATTACGCTGTAAGAAGGTTTACTTTAGAGCCTAATGGCGTAATTCCTATGCATGTACATAAATATCAAGAAACAGTAATTATAATAAAAGGAAAATGTAAAGTATGTGTTGCTGACAAAAGTTATGAGCTAAATGAAGGAGATTACATTTTTATTGATGGAGGAGTTAAACATGCTTTTGTGAATTATGATAAAGAGTTAGAGTTCTTTTGTATAATTGATTACCCAGAAGATATGACTATACAAACGATCGATGAGAAATGTGATGCGGTTAAGATTTCTTCTTATACTGAAGACAACTAA